In a genomic window of Xenopus laevis strain J_2021 chromosome 5S, Xenopus_laevis_v10.1, whole genome shotgun sequence:
- the syncrip.S gene encoding synaptotagmin binding cytoplasmic RNA interacting protein S homeolog isoform X6, whose protein sequence is MSADMAAEHVNGNGTEEPMDTYAASAQSEHTQTLLDAGLPQKVAEKLDEIYIAGLVAHSDLDERAIEALKEFNEEGALAVLQQFKDSDLSHVQNKSAFLCGVMKTYRQREKQGTKVADSSKGPDESKIKALLDRTGYTLDVTTGQRKYGGPPPESVHTGQQPSVGTEIFVGKIPRDLFEDELVPLFEKAGSIWDLRLMMDPLTGLNRGYAFVTFCTKEAAQEAVKLYNNYEIRPGKHIGVCISVANNRLFVGSIPKSKTKEQIVEEFSKVTEGLTDVILYHQPDDKKKNRGFCFLEYEDHKTAAQARRRLMSGKVKVWGNVVTVEWADPIEDPDPEVMSKVKVLFVRNLANTVTEEILEKAFGQFGKLERVKKLKDYAFIHFDERVGAVKAMDEMNGKELEGENIEIVFAKPPDQKRKERKAQRQAAKTQMYDDYYYGGPPVPPPSRGRGRGGRGGYGYPSDYYGYDDYYDYYGYDYHNYRGGYDDPFYGYEDFQVGARGRGGRGARGAAPSRGRGAVPPRGRAGYSQRGGPGSARGARGARGGAQQQRGRGGKGVEAGPDLLQ, encoded by the exons GATTAGTTGCACACAGTGATTTAGACGAACGAGCAATAGAGGCTTTAAAGGAGTTTAATGAAGAAGGTGCGCTAGCTGTGCTTCAGCAGTTTAAGGACAGTGATCTTTCACATGTACAG AATAAAAGTGCCTTTTTATGTGGAGTTATGAAGACCTACAGACAGAGAGAAAAACAAGGGACCAAAGTGGCAGATTCTAGTAAAGGGCCTGATGAGTCCAAGATAAAG GCACTGCTGGATAGAACTGGGTACACTCTTGATGTGACAACAGGTCAAAGGAAATATGGAGGTCCGCCTCCAGAATCTGTGCACACTGGACAGCAGCCATCAGTTGGAACAGAA atttttgtgGGGAAAATCCCTAGAGATCTCTTTGAAGATGAGCTTGTGCCATTGTTTGAAAAAGCTGGATCAATATGGGATCTCCGCTTAATGATGGATCCATTGACTGGTTTAAATAGGGGATATGCCTTTGTGACATTCTGTACAAAAGAAGCTGCTCAAGAAGCTGTCAAGCTG TACAATAACTATGAGATCCGACCTGGAAAGCACATTGGTGTATGCATCTCTGTTGCCAATAACAGACTCTTTGTTGGGTCGATTCCAAAAAGTAAAACAAAGGAACAAATTGTTGAGGAATTTAGCAAAGTAACAG agggaCTTACTGATGTTATACTATACCATCAGCctgatgataaaaaaaagaatagaggATTTTGTTTTCTTGAATATGAAGACCACAAAACTGCTGCTCAAGCCAGACGAAGGTTAATGAGCGGCAAAGTAAAAGTTTGGGGCAATGTTGTGACAGTGGAGTGGGCAGACCCTATTGAAGATCCAGATCCTGAAGTAATGTCAAAG GTTAAAGTTCTATTTGTTCGCAATCTTGCAAATACTGTTACAGAAGAAATTTTAGAAAAGGCATTTGGTCAGTTTGGTAAATTGGAGCGAGTGAAGAAGCTGAAAGACTATGCCTTCATTCATTTTGATGAGCGTGTTGGTGCTGTTAAG GCAATGGATGAAATGAATGGTAAAGAATTAGAAGGAGAGAACATTGAAATTGTTTTTGCCAAGCCACCTGATCAAAAAAGGAAAGAGCGAAAGGCTCAGAGGCAAGCAGCCAAAACTCAAAT gtatgatgattattattatggtGGCCCACCTGTGCCACCTCCCTCCAGAGGTAGAGGCCGTGGAGGTAGAGGTGGTTATGGATACCCTTCTGACTATTATGGCTATGACGATTACTATGATTATTATGGCTACGATTACCATAATTACCGTGGTGGATATGATGATCCTTTCTATGGTTACGAAGACTTTCAAGTCGGAGCTAGAGGCAGGGGTGGTAGAGGAGCAAGGGGTGCTGCTCCATCCAGAGGTCGCGGGGCTGTTCCTCCCCGTGGCAGAGCCGGTTATTCACAGAGAGGAGGCCCAGGATCAGCAAGAGGTGCTCGAGGTGCGAGAGGAGGTGCCCAGCAACAAAGAGGCCGCGGG GGAAAAGGGGTCGAGGCCGGTCCTGACCTGTTACAATGA
- the syncrip.S gene encoding synaptotagmin binding cytoplasmic RNA interacting protein S homeolog isoform X2 has product MSADMAAEHVNGNGTEEPMDTYAASAQSEHTQTLLDAGLPQKVAEKLDEIYIAGLVAHSDLDERAIEALKEFNEEGALAVLQQFKDSDLSHVQNKSAFLCGVMKTYRQREKQGTKVADSSKGPDESKIKALLDRTGYTLDVTTGQRKYGGPPPESVHTGQQPSVGTEIFVGKIPRDLFEDELVPLFEKAGSIWDLRLMMDPLTGLNRGYAFVTFCTKEAAQEAVKLYNNYEIRPGKHIGVCISVANNRLFVGSIPKSKTKEQIVEEFSKVTEGLTDVILYHQPDDKKKNRGFCFLEYEDHKTAAQARRRLMSGKVKVWGNVVTVEWADPIEDPDPEVMSKVKVLFVRNLANTVTEEILEKAFGQFGKLERVKKLKDYAFIHFDERVGAVKAMDEMNGKELEGENIEIVFAKPPDQKRKERKAQRQAAKTQMYDDYYYGGPPVPPPSRGRGRGGRGGYGYPSDYYGYDDYYDYYGYDYHNYRGGYDDPFYGYEDFQVGARGRGGRGARGAAPSRGRGAVPPRGRAGYSQRGGPGSARGARGARGGAQQQRGRGVRGARGGRGGNVGGKRKADGYNQPDSKRRQTNNQNWGSQPIAQQPLQGGDHSGKRGRGRS; this is encoded by the exons GATTAGTTGCACACAGTGATTTAGACGAACGAGCAATAGAGGCTTTAAAGGAGTTTAATGAAGAAGGTGCGCTAGCTGTGCTTCAGCAGTTTAAGGACAGTGATCTTTCACATGTACAG AATAAAAGTGCCTTTTTATGTGGAGTTATGAAGACCTACAGACAGAGAGAAAAACAAGGGACCAAAGTGGCAGATTCTAGTAAAGGGCCTGATGAGTCCAAGATAAAG GCACTGCTGGATAGAACTGGGTACACTCTTGATGTGACAACAGGTCAAAGGAAATATGGAGGTCCGCCTCCAGAATCTGTGCACACTGGACAGCAGCCATCAGTTGGAACAGAA atttttgtgGGGAAAATCCCTAGAGATCTCTTTGAAGATGAGCTTGTGCCATTGTTTGAAAAAGCTGGATCAATATGGGATCTCCGCTTAATGATGGATCCATTGACTGGTTTAAATAGGGGATATGCCTTTGTGACATTCTGTACAAAAGAAGCTGCTCAAGAAGCTGTCAAGCTG TACAATAACTATGAGATCCGACCTGGAAAGCACATTGGTGTATGCATCTCTGTTGCCAATAACAGACTCTTTGTTGGGTCGATTCCAAAAAGTAAAACAAAGGAACAAATTGTTGAGGAATTTAGCAAAGTAACAG agggaCTTACTGATGTTATACTATACCATCAGCctgatgataaaaaaaagaatagaggATTTTGTTTTCTTGAATATGAAGACCACAAAACTGCTGCTCAAGCCAGACGAAGGTTAATGAGCGGCAAAGTAAAAGTTTGGGGCAATGTTGTGACAGTGGAGTGGGCAGACCCTATTGAAGATCCAGATCCTGAAGTAATGTCAAAG GTTAAAGTTCTATTTGTTCGCAATCTTGCAAATACTGTTACAGAAGAAATTTTAGAAAAGGCATTTGGTCAGTTTGGTAAATTGGAGCGAGTGAAGAAGCTGAAAGACTATGCCTTCATTCATTTTGATGAGCGTGTTGGTGCTGTTAAG GCAATGGATGAAATGAATGGTAAAGAATTAGAAGGAGAGAACATTGAAATTGTTTTTGCCAAGCCACCTGATCAAAAAAGGAAAGAGCGAAAGGCTCAGAGGCAAGCAGCCAAAACTCAAAT gtatgatgattattattatggtGGCCCACCTGTGCCACCTCCCTCCAGAGGTAGAGGCCGTGGAGGTAGAGGTGGTTATGGATACCCTTCTGACTATTATGGCTATGACGATTACTATGATTATTATGGCTACGATTACCATAATTACCGTGGTGGATATGATGATCCTTTCTATGGTTACGAAGACTTTCAAGTCGGAGCTAGAGGCAGGGGTGGTAGAGGAGCAAGGGGTGCTGCTCCATCCAGAGGTCGCGGGGCTGTTCCTCCCCGTGGCAGAGCCGGTTATTCACAGAGAGGAGGCCCAGGATCAGCAAGAGGTGCTCGAGGTGCGAGAGGAGGTGCCCAGCAACAAAGAGGCCGCGGGGTACGTGGTGCGAGGGGTGGCCGCGGTGGAAATGTAGGAGGAAAGCGCAAAGCTGATGGGTACAACCAGCCAGATTCCAAGCGGCGCCAGACCAATAATCAGAACTGGGGCTCCCAACCCATTGCTCAGCAACCGCTCCAAGGTGGTGATCATTCTG GGAAAAGGGGTCGAGGCCGGTCCTGA
- the syncrip.S gene encoding synaptotagmin binding cytoplasmic RNA interacting protein S homeolog isoform X3, producing the protein MSADMAAEHVNGNGTEEPMDTYAASAQSEHTQTLLDAGLPQKVAEKLDEIYIAGLVAHSDLDERAIEALKEFNEEGALAVLQQFKDSDLSHVQNKSAFLCGVMKTYRQREKQGTKVADSSKGPDESKIKALLDRTGYTLDVTTGQRKYGGPPPESVHTGQQPSVGTEIFVGKIPRDLFEDELVPLFEKAGSIWDLRLMMDPLTGLNRGYAFVTFCTKEAAQEAVKLYNNYEIRPGKHIGVCISVANNRLFVGSIPKSKTKEQIVEEFSKVTEGLTDVILYHQPDDKKKNRGFCFLEYEDHKTAAQARRRLMSGKVKVWGNVVTVEWADPIEDPDPEVMSKVKVLFVRNLANTVTEEILEKAFGQFGKLERVKKLKDYAFIHFDERVGAVKAMDEMNGKELEGENIEIVFAKPPDQKRKERKAQRQAAKTQMYDDYYYGGPPVPPPSRGRGRGGRGGYGYPSDYYGYDDYYDYYGYDYHNYRGGYDDPFYGYEDFQVGARGRGGRGARGAAPSRGRGAVPPRGRAGYSQRGGPGSARGARGARGGAQQQRGRGVRGARGGRGGNVGGKRKADGYNQPDSKRRQTNNQNWGSQPIAQQPLQAGKRGRGRS; encoded by the exons GATTAGTTGCACACAGTGATTTAGACGAACGAGCAATAGAGGCTTTAAAGGAGTTTAATGAAGAAGGTGCGCTAGCTGTGCTTCAGCAGTTTAAGGACAGTGATCTTTCACATGTACAG AATAAAAGTGCCTTTTTATGTGGAGTTATGAAGACCTACAGACAGAGAGAAAAACAAGGGACCAAAGTGGCAGATTCTAGTAAAGGGCCTGATGAGTCCAAGATAAAG GCACTGCTGGATAGAACTGGGTACACTCTTGATGTGACAACAGGTCAAAGGAAATATGGAGGTCCGCCTCCAGAATCTGTGCACACTGGACAGCAGCCATCAGTTGGAACAGAA atttttgtgGGGAAAATCCCTAGAGATCTCTTTGAAGATGAGCTTGTGCCATTGTTTGAAAAAGCTGGATCAATATGGGATCTCCGCTTAATGATGGATCCATTGACTGGTTTAAATAGGGGATATGCCTTTGTGACATTCTGTACAAAAGAAGCTGCTCAAGAAGCTGTCAAGCTG TACAATAACTATGAGATCCGACCTGGAAAGCACATTGGTGTATGCATCTCTGTTGCCAATAACAGACTCTTTGTTGGGTCGATTCCAAAAAGTAAAACAAAGGAACAAATTGTTGAGGAATTTAGCAAAGTAACAG agggaCTTACTGATGTTATACTATACCATCAGCctgatgataaaaaaaagaatagaggATTTTGTTTTCTTGAATATGAAGACCACAAAACTGCTGCTCAAGCCAGACGAAGGTTAATGAGCGGCAAAGTAAAAGTTTGGGGCAATGTTGTGACAGTGGAGTGGGCAGACCCTATTGAAGATCCAGATCCTGAAGTAATGTCAAAG GTTAAAGTTCTATTTGTTCGCAATCTTGCAAATACTGTTACAGAAGAAATTTTAGAAAAGGCATTTGGTCAGTTTGGTAAATTGGAGCGAGTGAAGAAGCTGAAAGACTATGCCTTCATTCATTTTGATGAGCGTGTTGGTGCTGTTAAG GCAATGGATGAAATGAATGGTAAAGAATTAGAAGGAGAGAACATTGAAATTGTTTTTGCCAAGCCACCTGATCAAAAAAGGAAAGAGCGAAAGGCTCAGAGGCAAGCAGCCAAAACTCAAAT gtatgatgattattattatggtGGCCCACCTGTGCCACCTCCCTCCAGAGGTAGAGGCCGTGGAGGTAGAGGTGGTTATGGATACCCTTCTGACTATTATGGCTATGACGATTACTATGATTATTATGGCTACGATTACCATAATTACCGTGGTGGATATGATGATCCTTTCTATGGTTACGAAGACTTTCAAGTCGGAGCTAGAGGCAGGGGTGGTAGAGGAGCAAGGGGTGCTGCTCCATCCAGAGGTCGCGGGGCTGTTCCTCCCCGTGGCAGAGCCGGTTATTCACAGAGAGGAGGCCCAGGATCAGCAAGAGGTGCTCGAGGTGCGAGAGGAGGTGCCCAGCAACAAAGAGGCCGCGGGGTACGTGGTGCGAGGGGTGGCCGCGGTGGAAATGTAGGAGGAAAGCGCAAAGCTGATGGGTACAACCAGCCAGATTCCAAGCGGCGCCAGACCAATAATCAGAACTGGGGCTCCCAACCCATTGCTCAGCAACCGCTCCAAG CAGGGAAAAGGGGTCGAGGCCGGTCCTGA
- the syncrip.S gene encoding synaptotagmin binding cytoplasmic RNA interacting protein S homeolog isoform X1, translating into MSADMAAEHVNGNGTEEPMDTYAASAQSEHTQTLLDAGLPQKVAEKLDEIYIAGLVAHSDLDERAIEALKEFNEEGALAVLQQFKDSDLSHVQNKSAFLCGVMKTYRQREKQGTKVADSSKGPDESKIKALLDRTGYTLDVTTGQRKYGGPPPESVHTGQQPSVGTEIFVGKIPRDLFEDELVPLFEKAGSIWDLRLMMDPLTGLNRGYAFVTFCTKEAAQEAVKLYNNYEIRPGKHIGVCISVANNRLFVGSIPKSKTKEQIVEEFSKVTEGLTDVILYHQPDDKKKNRGFCFLEYEDHKTAAQARRRLMSGKVKVWGNVVTVEWADPIEDPDPEVMSKVKVLFVRNLANTVTEEILEKAFGQFGKLERVKKLKDYAFIHFDERVGAVKAMDEMNGKELEGENIEIVFAKPPDQKRKERKAQRQAAKTQMYDDYYYGGPPVPPPSRGRGRGGRGGYGYPSDYYGYDDYYDYYGYDYHNYRGGYDDPFYGYEDFQVGARGRGGRGARGAAPSRGRGAVPPRGRAGYSQRGGPGSARGARGARGGAQQQRGRGVRGARGGRGGNVGGKRKADGYNQPDSKRRQTNNQNWGSQPIAQQPLQGGDHSAGKRGRGRS; encoded by the exons GATTAGTTGCACACAGTGATTTAGACGAACGAGCAATAGAGGCTTTAAAGGAGTTTAATGAAGAAGGTGCGCTAGCTGTGCTTCAGCAGTTTAAGGACAGTGATCTTTCACATGTACAG AATAAAAGTGCCTTTTTATGTGGAGTTATGAAGACCTACAGACAGAGAGAAAAACAAGGGACCAAAGTGGCAGATTCTAGTAAAGGGCCTGATGAGTCCAAGATAAAG GCACTGCTGGATAGAACTGGGTACACTCTTGATGTGACAACAGGTCAAAGGAAATATGGAGGTCCGCCTCCAGAATCTGTGCACACTGGACAGCAGCCATCAGTTGGAACAGAA atttttgtgGGGAAAATCCCTAGAGATCTCTTTGAAGATGAGCTTGTGCCATTGTTTGAAAAAGCTGGATCAATATGGGATCTCCGCTTAATGATGGATCCATTGACTGGTTTAAATAGGGGATATGCCTTTGTGACATTCTGTACAAAAGAAGCTGCTCAAGAAGCTGTCAAGCTG TACAATAACTATGAGATCCGACCTGGAAAGCACATTGGTGTATGCATCTCTGTTGCCAATAACAGACTCTTTGTTGGGTCGATTCCAAAAAGTAAAACAAAGGAACAAATTGTTGAGGAATTTAGCAAAGTAACAG agggaCTTACTGATGTTATACTATACCATCAGCctgatgataaaaaaaagaatagaggATTTTGTTTTCTTGAATATGAAGACCACAAAACTGCTGCTCAAGCCAGACGAAGGTTAATGAGCGGCAAAGTAAAAGTTTGGGGCAATGTTGTGACAGTGGAGTGGGCAGACCCTATTGAAGATCCAGATCCTGAAGTAATGTCAAAG GTTAAAGTTCTATTTGTTCGCAATCTTGCAAATACTGTTACAGAAGAAATTTTAGAAAAGGCATTTGGTCAGTTTGGTAAATTGGAGCGAGTGAAGAAGCTGAAAGACTATGCCTTCATTCATTTTGATGAGCGTGTTGGTGCTGTTAAG GCAATGGATGAAATGAATGGTAAAGAATTAGAAGGAGAGAACATTGAAATTGTTTTTGCCAAGCCACCTGATCAAAAAAGGAAAGAGCGAAAGGCTCAGAGGCAAGCAGCCAAAACTCAAAT gtatgatgattattattatggtGGCCCACCTGTGCCACCTCCCTCCAGAGGTAGAGGCCGTGGAGGTAGAGGTGGTTATGGATACCCTTCTGACTATTATGGCTATGACGATTACTATGATTATTATGGCTACGATTACCATAATTACCGTGGTGGATATGATGATCCTTTCTATGGTTACGAAGACTTTCAAGTCGGAGCTAGAGGCAGGGGTGGTAGAGGAGCAAGGGGTGCTGCTCCATCCAGAGGTCGCGGGGCTGTTCCTCCCCGTGGCAGAGCCGGTTATTCACAGAGAGGAGGCCCAGGATCAGCAAGAGGTGCTCGAGGTGCGAGAGGAGGTGCCCAGCAACAAAGAGGCCGCGGGGTACGTGGTGCGAGGGGTGGCCGCGGTGGAAATGTAGGAGGAAAGCGCAAAGCTGATGGGTACAACCAGCCAGATTCCAAGCGGCGCCAGACCAATAATCAGAACTGGGGCTCCCAACCCATTGCTCAGCAACCGCTCCAAGGTGGTGATCATTCTG CAGGGAAAAGGGGTCGAGGCCGGTCCTGA
- the syncrip.S gene encoding synaptotagmin binding cytoplasmic RNA interacting protein S homeolog isoform X4: MSADMAAEHVNGNGTEEPMDTYAASAQSEHTQTLLDAGLPQKVAEKLDEIYIAGLVAHSDLDERAIEALKEFNEEGALAVLQQFKDSDLSHVQNKSAFLCGVMKTYRQREKQGTKVADSSKGPDESKIKALLDRTGYTLDVTTGQRKYGGPPPESVHTGQQPSVGTEIFVGKIPRDLFEDELVPLFEKAGSIWDLRLMMDPLTGLNRGYAFVTFCTKEAAQEAVKLYNNYEIRPGKHIGVCISVANNRLFVGSIPKSKTKEQIVEEFSKVTEGLTDVILYHQPDDKKKNRGFCFLEYEDHKTAAQARRRLMSGKVKVWGNVVTVEWADPIEDPDPEVMSKVKVLFVRNLANTVTEEILEKAFGQFGKLERVKKLKDYAFIHFDERVGAVKAMDEMNGKELEGENIEIVFAKPPDQKRKERKAQRQAAKTQMYDDYYYGGPPVPPPSRGRGRGGRGGYGYPSDYYGYDDYYDYYGYDYHNYRGGYDDPFYGYEDFQVGARGRGGRGARGAAPSRGRGAVPPRGRAGYSQRGGPGSARGARGARGGAQQQRGRGVRGARGGRGGNVGGKRKADGYNQPDSKRRQTNNQNWGSQPIAQQPLQGKRGRGRS; this comes from the exons GATTAGTTGCACACAGTGATTTAGACGAACGAGCAATAGAGGCTTTAAAGGAGTTTAATGAAGAAGGTGCGCTAGCTGTGCTTCAGCAGTTTAAGGACAGTGATCTTTCACATGTACAG AATAAAAGTGCCTTTTTATGTGGAGTTATGAAGACCTACAGACAGAGAGAAAAACAAGGGACCAAAGTGGCAGATTCTAGTAAAGGGCCTGATGAGTCCAAGATAAAG GCACTGCTGGATAGAACTGGGTACACTCTTGATGTGACAACAGGTCAAAGGAAATATGGAGGTCCGCCTCCAGAATCTGTGCACACTGGACAGCAGCCATCAGTTGGAACAGAA atttttgtgGGGAAAATCCCTAGAGATCTCTTTGAAGATGAGCTTGTGCCATTGTTTGAAAAAGCTGGATCAATATGGGATCTCCGCTTAATGATGGATCCATTGACTGGTTTAAATAGGGGATATGCCTTTGTGACATTCTGTACAAAAGAAGCTGCTCAAGAAGCTGTCAAGCTG TACAATAACTATGAGATCCGACCTGGAAAGCACATTGGTGTATGCATCTCTGTTGCCAATAACAGACTCTTTGTTGGGTCGATTCCAAAAAGTAAAACAAAGGAACAAATTGTTGAGGAATTTAGCAAAGTAACAG agggaCTTACTGATGTTATACTATACCATCAGCctgatgataaaaaaaagaatagaggATTTTGTTTTCTTGAATATGAAGACCACAAAACTGCTGCTCAAGCCAGACGAAGGTTAATGAGCGGCAAAGTAAAAGTTTGGGGCAATGTTGTGACAGTGGAGTGGGCAGACCCTATTGAAGATCCAGATCCTGAAGTAATGTCAAAG GTTAAAGTTCTATTTGTTCGCAATCTTGCAAATACTGTTACAGAAGAAATTTTAGAAAAGGCATTTGGTCAGTTTGGTAAATTGGAGCGAGTGAAGAAGCTGAAAGACTATGCCTTCATTCATTTTGATGAGCGTGTTGGTGCTGTTAAG GCAATGGATGAAATGAATGGTAAAGAATTAGAAGGAGAGAACATTGAAATTGTTTTTGCCAAGCCACCTGATCAAAAAAGGAAAGAGCGAAAGGCTCAGAGGCAAGCAGCCAAAACTCAAAT gtatgatgattattattatggtGGCCCACCTGTGCCACCTCCCTCCAGAGGTAGAGGCCGTGGAGGTAGAGGTGGTTATGGATACCCTTCTGACTATTATGGCTATGACGATTACTATGATTATTATGGCTACGATTACCATAATTACCGTGGTGGATATGATGATCCTTTCTATGGTTACGAAGACTTTCAAGTCGGAGCTAGAGGCAGGGGTGGTAGAGGAGCAAGGGGTGCTGCTCCATCCAGAGGTCGCGGGGCTGTTCCTCCCCGTGGCAGAGCCGGTTATTCACAGAGAGGAGGCCCAGGATCAGCAAGAGGTGCTCGAGGTGCGAGAGGAGGTGCCCAGCAACAAAGAGGCCGCGGGGTACGTGGTGCGAGGGGTGGCCGCGGTGGAAATGTAGGAGGAAAGCGCAAAGCTGATGGGTACAACCAGCCAGATTCCAAGCGGCGCCAGACCAATAATCAGAACTGGGGCTCCCAACCCATTGCTCAGCAACCGCTCCAAG GGAAAAGGGGTCGAGGCCGGTCCTGA
- the syncrip.S gene encoding synaptotagmin binding cytoplasmic RNA interacting protein S homeolog isoform X5: MSADMAAEHVNGNGTEEPMDTYAASAQSEHTQTLLDAGLPQKVAEKLDEIYIAGLVAHSDLDERAIEALKEFNEEGALAVLQQFKDSDLSHVQNKSAFLCGVMKTYRQREKQGTKVADSSKGPDESKIKALLDRTGYTLDVTTGQRKYGGPPPESVHTGQQPSVGTEIFVGKIPRDLFEDELVPLFEKAGSIWDLRLMMDPLTGLNRGYAFVTFCTKEAAQEAVKLYNNYEIRPGKHIGVCISVANNRLFVGSIPKSKTKEQIVEEFSKVTEGLTDVILYHQPDDKKKNRGFCFLEYEDHKTAAQARRRLMSGKVKVWGNVVTVEWADPIEDPDPEVMSKVKVLFVRNLANTVTEEILEKAFGQFGKLERVKKLKDYAFIHFDERVGAVKAMDEMNGKELEGENIEIVFAKPPDQKRKERKAQRQAAKTQMYDDYYYGGPPVPPPSRGRGRGGRGGYGYPSDYYGYDDYYDYYGYDYHNYRGGYDDPFYGYEDFQVGARGRGGRGARGAAPSRGRGAVPPRGRAGYSQRGGPGSARGARGARGGAQQQRGRGQGKGVEAGPDLLQ; the protein is encoded by the exons GATTAGTTGCACACAGTGATTTAGACGAACGAGCAATAGAGGCTTTAAAGGAGTTTAATGAAGAAGGTGCGCTAGCTGTGCTTCAGCAGTTTAAGGACAGTGATCTTTCACATGTACAG AATAAAAGTGCCTTTTTATGTGGAGTTATGAAGACCTACAGACAGAGAGAAAAACAAGGGACCAAAGTGGCAGATTCTAGTAAAGGGCCTGATGAGTCCAAGATAAAG GCACTGCTGGATAGAACTGGGTACACTCTTGATGTGACAACAGGTCAAAGGAAATATGGAGGTCCGCCTCCAGAATCTGTGCACACTGGACAGCAGCCATCAGTTGGAACAGAA atttttgtgGGGAAAATCCCTAGAGATCTCTTTGAAGATGAGCTTGTGCCATTGTTTGAAAAAGCTGGATCAATATGGGATCTCCGCTTAATGATGGATCCATTGACTGGTTTAAATAGGGGATATGCCTTTGTGACATTCTGTACAAAAGAAGCTGCTCAAGAAGCTGTCAAGCTG TACAATAACTATGAGATCCGACCTGGAAAGCACATTGGTGTATGCATCTCTGTTGCCAATAACAGACTCTTTGTTGGGTCGATTCCAAAAAGTAAAACAAAGGAACAAATTGTTGAGGAATTTAGCAAAGTAACAG agggaCTTACTGATGTTATACTATACCATCAGCctgatgataaaaaaaagaatagaggATTTTGTTTTCTTGAATATGAAGACCACAAAACTGCTGCTCAAGCCAGACGAAGGTTAATGAGCGGCAAAGTAAAAGTTTGGGGCAATGTTGTGACAGTGGAGTGGGCAGACCCTATTGAAGATCCAGATCCTGAAGTAATGTCAAAG GTTAAAGTTCTATTTGTTCGCAATCTTGCAAATACTGTTACAGAAGAAATTTTAGAAAAGGCATTTGGTCAGTTTGGTAAATTGGAGCGAGTGAAGAAGCTGAAAGACTATGCCTTCATTCATTTTGATGAGCGTGTTGGTGCTGTTAAG GCAATGGATGAAATGAATGGTAAAGAATTAGAAGGAGAGAACATTGAAATTGTTTTTGCCAAGCCACCTGATCAAAAAAGGAAAGAGCGAAAGGCTCAGAGGCAAGCAGCCAAAACTCAAAT gtatgatgattattattatggtGGCCCACCTGTGCCACCTCCCTCCAGAGGTAGAGGCCGTGGAGGTAGAGGTGGTTATGGATACCCTTCTGACTATTATGGCTATGACGATTACTATGATTATTATGGCTACGATTACCATAATTACCGTGGTGGATATGATGATCCTTTCTATGGTTACGAAGACTTTCAAGTCGGAGCTAGAGGCAGGGGTGGTAGAGGAGCAAGGGGTGCTGCTCCATCCAGAGGTCGCGGGGCTGTTCCTCCCCGTGGCAGAGCCGGTTATTCACAGAGAGGAGGCCCAGGATCAGCAAGAGGTGCTCGAGGTGCGAGAGGAGGTGCCCAGCAACAAAGAGGCCGCGGG CAGGGAAAAGGGGTCGAGGCCGGTCCTGACCTGTTACAATGA